Proteins co-encoded in one Hirundo rustica isolate bHirRus1 chromosome 18, bHirRus1.pri.v3, whole genome shotgun sequence genomic window:
- the LOC120760779 gene encoding myosin heavy chain, skeletal muscle, adult-like → MASADAEMAIFGEAAPYLRKSEKERIAAQNKPFDAKSSVFVAHPKESFVKGTITSRESGKVTVKTEGGETLTVKDDQVYSMNPPKYDKIEDMAMMTHLHEPAVLYNLKERYAAWMIYTYSGLFCVTVNPYKWLPVYNPEVVLAYRGKKRQEAPPHIFSISDNAYQFMLTDRENQSILITGESGAGKTVNTKRVIQYFATIAASGEKKKEEKSSGKMQGTLEDQIISANPLLEAFGNAKTVRNDNSSRFGKFIRIHFGATGKLASADIETYLLEKSRVTFQLKAERSYHIFYQIMSNKKPELIEMLLITTNPFDYPFVSQGEITVPSIDDKEELMATDSAIDILGFTPDEKTAIYKLTGAVMHYGNLKFKQKPREEQAEPEGTEVADKAAYLMGLNSADMLKALCYPRVKVGNEYVTKGQTAQQVHNAVGALAKALYERMFLWMVVRINEQLDTKQPRQYFIGVLDIAGFEIFDFNSFEQLCINFTNEKLQQFFNHHMFVLEQEEYKKEGIEWTFIDFGMDLAACIELIEKPMGIFSILEEECMFPKATDTSFKNKLYDQHLGKSSNFQKPKPTKGKTEAHFSLVHYAGTVDYNITGWLEKNKDPLNETVIGLYQKSSVKTLALLFANYGGAEAAEASAGAGKKGAKKKGSSFQTVSALFRENLNKLMTNLRSTHPHFVRCIIPNETKTPGAMEHELVLHQLRCNGVLEGIRICRKGFPNRVLYADFKQRYKVLNASAIPEGQFIDSKKACEKLLGSIDIDHTQYKFGHTKVFFKAGLVGLLEEMRDEKLAQLITRTQARCRGFLMRVEYQRMVERRESIFCIQYNIRAFMNVKHWPWMKLFFKIKPLLKSAESEKEMANMKQEFEKTKEELAKSEAKRKELEEKMVKLVQEKNDLQLQVQAEADALADAEERCDQLIKTKIQLEAKVKEVTERAEDEEEINAELTAKKRKLEDECSELKKDIDDLELTLAKVEKEKHATENKVKNLTEEMAALDETIVKLTKEKKALQEAHQQTLDDLQAEEDKVNTLTKAKIKLEQQVDDLEGSLEQEKKLRMDLERAKRKLEGDLKLAQDSIMDLENDKQQLDEKLKKKDFEISQIQSKIEDEQLLGIQFQKKIKELQARIEELEEEIEAERTSRAKAEKHRADLSRELEEISERLEEAGGATAAQIEMNKKREAEFQKMRRDLEEATLQHEATAAALRKKHADSTAELGEQIDNLQRVKQKLEKEKSEMKMEIDDLASNVESVSKAKANLEKMCRTLEDQLSEYKSKEEQNQRMISDLSAQRARLQTESGEYGRQVEEKDSLISQLSRGKQAFTQQIEELKRQLEEEIKAKNALAHALQSARHDCDLLREQYEEEQEAKGELQRALSKANSEVAQWRTKYETDAIQRTEELEEAKKKLAQRLQEAEEHVEAVNAKCASLEKTKQRLQNEVEDLMIDVERSNAACAALDKKQKNFDKILAEWKQKYEETQAELEASQKESRSLSTELFKMKNAYEESLDHLETMKRENKNLQQEISDLTEQIAEQGKAIHELEKVKKQVEQEKSEIQAALEEAEASLEHEEGKILRLQLELNQVKAEIDRKIAEKDEEIDQMKRNHLRVVESLQSSLDAEIRSRNEALRLKKKMEGDLNEMEIQLSHANRVAAEAQKNLRNTQGVLKDTQIHLDDALRTQDDLKEQVAMVERRANLLQAEIEELRAALEQTERSRKVAEQELLDATERVQLLHTQNTSLINTKKKLETDIAQIQGEMEDTIQEARNAEEKAKKAITDAAMMAEELKKEQDTSAHLERMKKNLDQTVKDLQLRLDEAEQLALKGGKKQIQKLEARVRELEGEVDAEQKRSAEAVKGVRKYERRVKELTYQSEEDRKNILRLQDLVDKLQMKVKSYKRQSEEAEQLSNVNLSKFRKIQHELEEAEERADIAESQVNKLRAKSREFHRRIEEEE, encoded by the exons ATGGCCTCTGCAGATGCTGAGATGGCCATCTTTGGGGAGGCAGCTCCTTACCTCCGAAAATCGGAAAAGGAGAGAATTGCGGCCCAGAACAAACCTTTTGATGCCAAGTCGTCCGTCTTTGTGGCTCATCCCAAAGAATCCTTTGTGAAAGGGACAATCACGAGCAGGGAATCAGGGAAAGTCACTGTCAAGACTGAAGGGGGAGAG ACCCTGACTGTGAAGGATGACCAAGTCTACTCCATGAACCCTCCCAAGTATGACAAAATCGAGGACATGGCCATGATGACCCACCTGCACGAACCCGCTGTGCTGTACAACCTCAAAGAGCGTTACGCAGCCTGGATGATCTAC ACCTACTCGGGGCTCTTCTGCGTCACTGTCAACCCCTACAAGTGGCTGCCGGTGTACAACCCCGAGGTGGTGTTGGCCTACCGAGGCAAGAAGCGCCAGGAGGCCCCTCCACACATCTTCTCCATCTCTGACAACGCCTATCAGTTCATGCTGACTG ATCGGGAGAACCAGTCCATCCTGATCAC CGGAGAATCCGGTGCCGGGAAGACTGTGAACACAAAGCGTGTCATCCAGTACTTTGCAACAATTGCAGCCAgtggagagaagaagaaggaggaaaagtcATCAGGCAAAATGCAG GGAACGCTTGAGGATCAAATCATCAGCGCCAACCCGCTGCTGGAGGCCTTTGGAAATGCTAAAACCGTGAGGAACGACAACTCCTCACGCTTT GGTAAATTCATCAGAATCCACTTTGGTGCCACAGGCAAACTGGCTTCTGCTGACATTGAGACTT ATCTGCTGGAGAAGTCCAGAGTCACTTTCCAGCTCAAGGCGGAAAGGAGCTACCACATCTTTTATCAGATCATGTCCAACAAGAAGCCAGAGCTAATTG aaatgctcCTCATCACCACCAACCCATTTGACTATCCTTTTGTGAGCCAAGGTGAGATCACTGTTCCCAGCATTGATGACAAGGAGGAGTTGATGGCGACAGAT AGTGCCATTGACATCCTGGGCTTCACTCCTGATGAGAAGACAGCCATCTACAAGCTGACAGGGGCTGTCATGCACTATGGGAACCTGAAGTTCAAGCAGAAACCAAGAGAGGAGCAAGCAGAGCCTGAAGGCACAGAAG TTGCTGACAAGGCTGCCTACCTGATGGGTCTGAACTCAGCTGACATGCTCAAGGCCCTCTGCTACCCCCGAGTCAAGGTGGGGAATGAATACGTGACCAAGGGCCAAACAGCACAGCAG gtGCACAATGCTGTAGGTGCCCTGGCAAAGGCACTCTATGAGAGAATGTTCCTGTGGATGGTTGTTCGCATCAACGAGCAGCTGGACACGAAGCAGCCCAGGCAGTACTTCATTGGTGTCCTGGACATTGCTGGCTTTGAGATTTTTGAT TTTAACAGCTTTGAGCAGCTGTGCATCAACTTCACCAATGAGAAACTGCAACAGTTCTTCAACCACCACATGTtcgtgctggagcaggaggagtaCAAGAAGGAGGGCATTGAATGGACATTCATTGACTTTGGGATGGACCTGGCTGCCTGCATTGAGCTCATTGAGAAG CCCATGGGCATCTTCTCCATCCTGGAAGAGGAGTGCATGTTCCCCAAGGCAACCGACACCTCTTTCAAGAACAAGCTCTATGACCAGCACCTGGGCAAGTCCAGCAACTTCCAGAAGCCCAAGCCTACCAAAGGCAAGACTGAGGCCCACTTCTCCCTGGTGCACTACGCTGGAACAGTGGACTACAACATCACTGGCTGGCTGGAGAAGAACAAGGACCCTCTGAATGAAACTGTCATTGGGCTGTACCAGAAATCATCTGTGAAGACCCTGGCTTTACTCTTTGCCAACTATGGTGGAGCAGAAGCAG CTGAGGCGAGTGCTGGTGCTGGCAAGAAAGGTGCCAAGAAGAAGGGTTCCTCTTTCCAGACTGTCTCAGCTCTTTTCCGG GAGAATTTAAACAAGCTGATGACCAACCTGAGAAGCACCCACCCCCATTTTGTACGGTGCATCATCCCAAATGAAACTAAAACACCTG GTGCCATGGAGCACGAGTTGGTGCTGCACCAGCTGCGCTGTAACGGTGTGCTGGAAGGGATCAGGATTTGCAGGAAAGGATTTCCCAACAGAGTCCTGTATGCAGATTTTAAGCAGAG ataCAAAGTATTAAATGCCAGTGCTATCCCAGAGGGACAGTTCATTGACAGCAAGAAGGCTTGTGAGAAACTTCTTGGATCAATTGATATAGACCATACTCAATACAAATTTGGTCACA CTAAGGTGTTCTTCAAAGCTGGGCTGGTGGGCCTCTTGGAAGAGATGAGGGATGAGAAGCTGGCACAGCTCATCACCCGCACCCAGGCCAGGTGCAGGGGCTTCCTGATGAGGGTGGAGTACCAGAGAATGGTGGAGCGCAG GGAGTCCATCTTCTGCATCCAGTACAACATTCGTGCATTCATGAATGTCAAACACTGGCCATGGATGAAGCTGTTCTTCAAGATCAAGCCCTTGCTGAAGAGTGCAGAATCTGAGAAGGAGATGGCCAACATGAAACAAGAGTTTGAAAAAACCAAGGAAGAACTTGCAAAGTCTGAAGCAAAGCGGAAGGAGCTTGAGGAAAAAATGGTGAAACTAGTGCAGGAGAAAAATGACCTGCAGCTCCAAGTACAGGCT GAAGCAGATGCTTTGGCTGATGCTGAGGAAAGGTGTGACCagctcatcaaaaccaaaatccagCTAGAAGCCAAAGTTAAAGAAGTGACTGAAAGGGCTgaggatgaagaagaaattaatgctGAGCTGACAGCCAAGAAGAGGAAACTGGAGGATGAATGTTCAGAGTTGAAGAAAGATATAGATGACCTTGAGCTAACACTGGCcaaggtggagaaggaaaaacatgcCACCGAAAACAAG GTGAAAAACCTGACCGAGGAGATGGCAGCTCTGGATGAGACAATTGTGAAGCtgacaaaagagaagaaagccCTCCAAGAGGCCCATCAGCAAACCCTGGATGacctgcaggcagaggaagaCAAAGTCAATACTCTGACCAAAGCCAAGATCAAGCTGGAACAGCAAGTGGACGAT CTGGAAGGGTCCCTGGAGCAAGAGAAGAAACTGCGCATGGACCTGGAGAGAGCTAAGAGGAAACTGGAAGGAGACCTGAAGCTGGCCCAGGACAGCATCATGGATCTGGAGAATGATaagcagcagctggatgagAAACTGAAGAA GAAAGACTTTGAAATCAGCCAGATCCAGAGCAAGATCGAGGATGAGCAACTTCTAGGCATtcaatttcagaagaaaatcaaggagctgcag GCCCGcattgaggagctggaggaggaaattGAGGCAGAGCGAACGTCTCGCGCTAAAGCAGAGAAGCATCGGGCTGACCTGtccagggagctggaggagatcAGCGAGCGCCTGGAAGAAGCAGGAGGGGCGACAGCAGCTCAGATTGAGATGAACAAGAAGCGCGAGGCAGAATTCCAGAAGATGCGCCGTGACCTGGAAGAGGCCACGCTGCAGCACGAAGCCACGGCTGCCGCCCTGCGCAAGAAGCACGCggacagcacagctgagctgggcGAGCAGATCGACAACCTGCAACGCGTGAagcagaagctggagaaggagaagagtgAGATGAAGATGGAGATTGACGACTTGGCCAGTAATGTAGAATCTGTGTCTAAAGCAAAG GCAAATCTGGAGAAGATGTGCCGCACTCTGGAAGACCAGCTCAGTGAATACAAATCAAAGGAGGAGCAGAACCAGCGCATGATTAGCGATCTTAGTGCTCAAAGAGCTCGTCTGCAGACAGAATCTG GTGAATATGGGCGCCAGGTGGAGGAAAAAGATAGTTTAATTTCTCAGCTATCTAGAGGGAAGCAGGCTTTCACCCAGCAGATTGAAGAACTGAAGCGGCAGCTAGAAGAAGAGATAAAG GCCAAGAACGCCCTGGCCCACGCCCTGCAGTCGGCTCGCCACGACTGTGACTTGCTCCGGGAACAAtatgaggaggagcaggaggccAAGGGGGAGCTGCAGCGAGCCCTGTCCAAGGCCAACAGTGAAGTGGCTCAGTGGAGAACCAAATACGAGACGGACGCAATTCAGCGCACGGAGGAGCTTGAGGAGGCCAA GAAGAAGCTGGCCCAGCgcctgcaggaagcagaggaacATGTTGAGGCTGTCAATGCCAAATGTGCCTCCCTGgaaaagacaaagcagaggctgcagaatGAAGTGGAGGACCTGATGATTGATGTGGAGAGATCCAATGCTGCCTGCGCTGCTCTGGATAAGAAGCAGAAGAACTTTGACAAG ATCCTGGCAGAATGGAAGCAGAAGTATGAGGAGAcgcaggctgagctggaggccTCGCAGAAGGAGTCGCGCTCTCTCAGCACGGAGCTGTTCAAGATGAAGAATGCCTATGAGGAGTCCTTGGACCACCTGGAAACAATGAAGCGGGAGAACAAGAACTTGCAGC AGGAGATTTCCGACCTCACGGAGCAGATTGCCGAACAAGGAAAGGCAATTCATGAGCTGGAGAAAGTCAAGAAGCAGGTTGAGCAGGAGAAGTCTGAAatccaggctgctctggaggaAGCTGAG GCCTCCCTGGAACATGAGGAGGGGAAGATCCTTCGCCTGCAGCTTGAGCTCAACCAGGTGAAGGCTGAGATTGACAGGAAGATAGCAGAGAAAGATGAGGAAATTGACCAGATGAAGAGAAACCACCTGCGAGTTGTGGAGTCCTTGCAGAGCAGCTTGGATGCTGAGATCAGGAGCAGAAATGAAGCCCTGAGACTGAAGAAGAAGATGGAGGGAGACCTGAATGAAATGGAGATCCAGCTGAGCCATGCTAATCGtgtggctgcagaggcacagaagAACCTGAGAAATACACAGGGTGTGCTCAAG gaCACCCAGATCCATTTGGATGATGCTCTCAGGACCCAGGATGACCTGAAGGAGCAGGTGGCCATGGTGGAGCGCAGGGCAAacctgctgcaggctgagatTGAGGAGCTCcgggcagccctggagcagacAGAGAGATCGAGAAAAGTGGCTGAGCAGGAGCTTCTGGATGCCACTGAACGTGTGCAACTCCTCCATACCCAG AACACCAGCCTGATCAACACCAAGAAGAAGCTGGAAACGGACATTGCCCAGATCCAGGGTGAAATGGAGGATACCATCCAGGAAGCCCGCAATGCTGAGGAGAAGGCCAAGAAGGCCATCACAGAT GCGGCCATGATGGCAGAAGAGCTGAAGAAGGAGCAGGACACCAGTGCCCACCTGGAGAGGATGAAGAAGAACCTGGACCAGACAGTGAAGGACCTGCAGCTTCGCCTGGATGAGGCTGAGCAGCTGGCActgaagggagggaagaagcagATCCAGAAGCTGGAGGCCAGG GTGCGGGAGCTGGAAGGGGAGGTTGATGCTGAGCAGAAGCGCAGCGCTGAAGCCGTGAAGGGTGTGCGCAAGTACGAGCGCAGGGTGAAGGAACTGACCTACCAG TCTGAGGAAGACAGGAAGAATATTCTGAGGCTGCAGGATCTGGTGGACAAGCTGCAAATGAAAGTGAAATCCTACAAGAGACAATCTGAGGAGGCT gagcagctgtccAATGTCAACCTCTCCAAGTTCCGCAAGATCCAGCACGAGCTGGAGGAAGCCGAGGAGCGCGCTGACATTGCAGAGTCACAGGTCAACAAGCTCCGAGCCAAGAGCCGGGAGTTTCATAGGAGGATAGAAGAGGAAGAGTGA